In Heyndrickxia vini, the sequence GTTTGGACAATGACATTACAAGAGTATGCGGAAGCGTCATGGCTCAAACGAGTATGGTACCGCATTTATAGAAATCCATTTATTATGTTTATCATTGGTCCATTATACCTCTTTTTAATCTCGTACCGTTTTAATAGAAAAAAAGCCACAAAAAAAGAAAAAAGACATGTGTGGATGACAAATATAATTTTACTATTTGTTGTGCTATTACTTGGATTTACACTAGGATGGAAAGCTTTTATATTAGTGGAATTACCAATATTTTATATTGCTTCCTTTGGAGGCGTTTGGTTATTCTATGTACAGCATCAATTTGAGGATGGATACTTTGAAAATGGAGAAAATTGGGATTATGTTGAAGCTGCACTTAAAGGAAGCTCTTATTATAAATTGCCGAAACTTCTACAATGGTTCTCAGGTAATATTGGATTTCACCATGTACATCACCTGAATTCTCGTGTACCAAATTATCATCTTGAAAAAGCCCATAAAAGTGATCCAAGTCTTCAAGATGTACCGACGTTAACGCTATGGACAAGTTTAAAGTCCCTCACCTTTAAACTTTGGGATGAAAAATCCAAAAAATTTATAGGTAATCGAGAAATCCACCGCTTTATTCGTAACAACATTTAGGATATTAGTATATTTGTAGGCAGACCGAACTGTAAATTAACAGTTCAATCTGCCTATCTTTTTTGTCCTTAGTCCACTCATGGAGAACAAATGTCCAAAAGTGGTGCCAGGCACCTAAATTAAAAGTTGAAATAGGCTGCTGTCTTTGTTTAGTTCGGTGAAGGGGAAGCCCTTTTTCTTCATTCGCTCAATGAGGGATTGGTAGTCTTGGCTTCTTTTTAATTCGATACCGACGAGTCCTGGGCCACTTTCTTTATTATTTTTTTTCGTGTATTCGAATGTTGTTATGTCATCGTCAGGCCCTAGAACATTATCTAAAAATTCCCGAAGAGCACCTGCTCTTTGTGGAAAGTCTACGATAAAGTAATAAAGTAACCCTTCATGAATAAGTGATTTTTCTTTGATTTCTTGCATTCTGCCAATATCGTTATTTCCTCCACTAATAACACAAACGATGGATTTCCTTTGATTTGATCTTTATAATAATCAAGTGCTGCAATTGGCAGTGCCCCTGCTGGTTCCGCTACAATCGCATGTTCATTGTATAACTCTAAAATAGCTGTACATACCTTCCCTTCCGGAACAGGAATAATATCATCTACTAATCGATTGCAGATTTCGAAAGTTTTTTGCCCTACACACTTTACGGCAGCACCATCAACAAATTTATCAATATGAGAAAGTGAATGTACAGCCCCATTTTGGATAGATGCCTTCATGCTTGAAGCACCACTAGGTTCTACTCCAATCAGCTTTGTTAAGGGCGTAACACTTTTTATGTATGTACTAATGCCGGACATTAACCCGCCCCCGCCGATACTGGCAAAAACATAATCAGGAGCTTCTTCCACATCATTTAAAATTTCTACAGCAACCGTCCCTTGACCGGCAATGACATTTTCGTCATCAAAAGGATGAATAAATACTCTTCCTTCTTGATCTGCACATTTAAATGCACTTGCTGAAGAATCGTCAAATGTATCCCCGGTAAGAACGACCTCGACAAATTCCCGGCCAAACATTTTTACTTGGTCAATTTTTTGTTTAGGGGTTGTTTGCGGCATAAAAATCTTTCCATGAATACCTAGATCACGACATGTATAGGCTACTCCCTGGGCGTGATTCCCGGCACTTGCACAAATTACTCCTTTTTCCCGTGCAACATTTTCAATTGACTTAATCTTATAATAGGCACCTCTAAGTTTAAATGAACGGACAAATTGTAGGTCTTCCCTTTTTAAGTACACATTACATTGATATTTTTCTGATAACCGTTCATTTTTTTGTAATGGTGTATGCGCCACAATATCTTTTAGCTGTTGATACGCAATTAAAATGTCTTCCACATGTACTGTTTTTGCTTTCACCATTTCTTGACTCATTCTTTAACCTTCCTTCTACAGAATTTTTCTATAATTTTTACATTATAGCACTTTAAATAAAGAAATTGAATACAAATTTTCGAAATATTCAGATGAAAACGTTATCATTTTAAAATATAGCATTTGTTGTACTAGATTGTTGTTTTACCCTTAGGTACTCACTTACCACTCTAATCTACATGGCGTTAATATCCCCACCGTATTTTAACAAAGCATAAAATAAAAAAAGGACATGGCAATTACGCCAATGTCCAAAATTTATTACTTATAAAATACTTTATCTATATTATATTTTGCTTGAAATTTATTAATGATATAGGTTTCATATATTTCTCTTTCCATTGGATTCTCAACATAAACTACTGCGATTTTTTGAACTTCATCTCGGTGTTTTTTAATCGCTGATACATTATCATCAAAATGCTTTGTTACTCGTTGACGGAGCTTTCTAGCTTTTCCAACAAATAAAAGTTCATCTTTATCATTATAAAAAAGGATGATTCCGCCTTTTTCTCTTGAAATTTGTCTGAATTCTGTAAATCCATACTCACTACTTATTTTATGATCTTTTACATCCTCTAGTGGTTTCTTTTTTGTAATAATTACATCCGCTTTAGGTATATCGATTTTTATCATTAATGTCACTTCCCATTTTGAATTGAATATTCATTATAGCATAATTAGATATGAAAAACCCCCATGCCGATGGATAAAAAAGACATGGGGATAGATTTTATTTTTTCGTAACTAGCTTCAATGGTGCTGGGATATTCTTTTCAACTTTTTTCCCTTGCAGGACATCGCCAGCTGCGTTAACGGCAAGTTTACCGATTAGTTCTGGTTGTTGGGCTACGGTTGCATTTAATTTTCCATCTTTAATCGATTTTAGTGCATCGTCATTCCCATCAAATCCAACAACAAGTATATCCTTACCTGAGCTGTTAATTGCTTCAAGCGCACCGAGAGCCATTTCATCATTATGTGCAAATACGGCTTGTACATCCGGATTTCCTTGAATAATATTTTCCATTACGTTTAATCCTTCTGTTCTGTCAAAGTGTGCCGATTGCTTTTCAACCACTTTTAACTGTTTATCTGCAACATTGTGAAATCCTTTTCCACGCTCCCGTGTTGCGGAAGCTCCTGGAACACCTTCTAATTCTACTACATTTGCATTTTTACCAAGCTGATCAACTATATATTCTGCTGCCATTTGACCACCTTTAACATTGTCAGACGCAACCAATGATTCAACTTTCCCTTTATCAGCTGAACGGTCGAGCGTTATAACAGGGATGCCAATATCATTCGCGGATTGAACTGCTGTTGAAATTGCAGCAGAGTCTGTAGGATTAATTAATAGTGCATCTACACCCTTTTGCAATAAATCCTGAACATCATTCACTTGCTTAGCAGAATCATTTTGAGCATCAATTACAATTACATCGATTCCCTTTGTTTTCGCTTCTTTAACAACACCATTTTTCAATGATACGAAAAATGGGTTATTTAAAGTGGAAACAGATAATCCAATTTTAATATTTTTTAAATTATTTTTCTTAGCTGGCTTTGCCCAGTTAGGAGGCTGCATCGAACAAGCTCCCAGTAGAATCATAGTTAAGGACATAAGAAGCACAAGTAATTTTTTCATTGAGTAACCCTCCTATGCTGATTTTTTACGGTCTAGTAAGACAGCAATTAAAATGACGATCCCTTTGACAACCATTTGATAAAATGATGAAACACCTAGTAAATTTAATCCATTATTCAATGTTCCTATTATTAATGCACCGATTAGTGTACCAAATATTTTACCGCGTCCGCCTGACAAGCTTGTTCCACCAAGAACAACAGCTGCGATTGCATCAAGCTCATAAGAAGTACCTGCTGTCGGTTGCGCTGAATCCAAACGTGAAATTAATATAGCACCAGCTAATGCTGATAAAAGTCCAGCTAATGAGTAAATCATTATTTTTACACGTGGAACTTTTATTCCAGAAATTAGCGCTGCTTTTTCATTTCCTCCAATTGCATATGTTTTACGACCAAATGGTGTCTTATGAAGAATTACATATAAAATGACAAATGTAATGATCATCGTAATCGCAGGAACGGGTATTCCTAAAAAGTATCCTCGTCCAAATAATTGAAACAATAAGCTATCACTTAAACCTGTTATCGGATTTCCATCGGTATATACTAATGTTAATCCTCTAAAAACCGTCATCGTAGCCAATGTGGCGATGAATGGTGCCATCTTACCTTTCGTAATGAGTAAACCGTTTACCATCCCCATGACTCCACCTAAAAGGCATCCGATAATAATAGCAAGAATAGGATCTAACCCTGACACCATCATTCCCGCCATCAATGCACTGGATAGTGCCAAAATCGAACCTACTGATAAATCAATTCCACCTGTAAGAATAACAAACGTCATCCCATAAGCAATTAATGCATTTATCGCTACCTGTCTTAGTAAATTTAATATATTTAAAGGCTGTAAAAAACTTGGGTTCAAAATCGACACGATAATGACTAGTATGATAAATCCCAAGAGAGGGCCAAGCTTTTGCATCATATTATCTACATGATTGACTTTTCTGATTGTCTTTGTTTCGCTAGCAGACTTCATCTTATTGACCTCCTGTTGCTAATGTCATAATACTTTCTTGTGTTGCCTCTTCTTTTAATAATTCACCACTAATTCTTCCTTCATGAACAACGAGAATGCGGTCACTCATACCAAGTATCTCGGGCAATTCGGAGGAAACCATAATGATTGCAACCCCACGGGAAGTTAATTCATTCATTAAGTCATAAATTTCTCTTTTTGCACCAACATCTACACCTCTAGTTGGTTCATCCATAATCAGTACTTTTGGACCAATTCCAACCCATTTCGCAATTACGACTTTTTGCTGATTTCCACCAGAGAGACTTCCAACAGTTGCAGCAGCTGATTCTGTTTTTACAGTTAAACGTTTAATTAACATGTCCACAAAATCTTGTTCGTTCTTCTCTTTAATAAGACCCTTCGGAGCAAAGCTTTTCAAACTAGGCAGCACGATATTATCACGAATGGAAAAGTCTAAAATTAATCCTTCATCTTTACGATCCTCTGTTATAAAACCGATTCCATGCTCTATTGCTTGATAAGGTGTTTTTATGCTTACTTTTTCTCCATTTATTAACGTTTCCCCTGAATCAAATTTATCCAGTGCAAATATGGCCCTCATTATTTCCGTACGACCAGCGCCCATTAACCCGGAAACTCCGACGATTTCACCGGATCTTACAAAGAAATTAATATTGTCAAAAACCCCTTTTCTCGTAAAGTTTTTGACCTCAAGAACCGTCTTTCCAAGATTGGCTACGCGTTTTGGAAAACGTTCTGTTAATTCTCGACCCACCATTTTTTTAACGACTTCATCAAAACTTGTTTCTGGAATAGGTTTTGTGTCGACCGTTTTTCCATCTCTCATAACTGTGATGCGGTCACAAATTGAAAAAATTTCCTCCATACGGTGAGATATATAAACGATTGAAACTCCTTCTTTTTTCAAAGACGCAATCACTTCAAATAGTTTCTGAATTTCCCTTTCCGTTAATGCTGCTGTAGGTTCATCCATAATAATGACTTTTGCATCTGTTAATAAAGCTTTCGCTATTTCAATCATTTGTTGTTGACCAACAGAGCATTGGCCGGCTTCTTGTTCGAGTGGAATCGTAACAGATAGTCGTTTGAATTGCTCCAATGCTAGCGTTTTCATTTCATTTGATTTTAAAAGTCCGAATG encodes:
- a CDS encoding fatty acid desaturase encodes the protein MSKHAKHNLREWKKKLASFERPRLSTSVGQVITSVGPFLILWSMAYFSLNVSFWLTLLCAIPAAGFLVRTFIIFHDCTHYSFFKNRRANEVVGIITGLFTFCSYEQWKHSHSLHHATNGHLDKRGDGDVWTMTLQEYAEASWLKRVWYRIYRNPFIMFIIGPLYLFLISYRFNRKKATKKEKRHVWMTNIILLFVVLLLGFTLGWKAFILVELPIFYIASFGGVWLFYVQHQFEDGYFENGENWDYVEAALKGSSYYKLPKLLQWFSGNIGFHHVHHLNSRVPNYHLEKAHKSDPSLQDVPTLTLWTSLKSLTFKLWDEKSKKFIGNREIHRFIRNNI
- the ilvA gene encoding threonine ammonia-lyase IlvA gives rise to the protein MSQEMVKAKTVHVEDILIAYQQLKDIVAHTPLQKNERLSEKYQCNVYLKREDLQFVRSFKLRGAYYKIKSIENVAREKGVICASAGNHAQGVAYTCRDLGIHGKIFMPQTTPKQKIDQVKMFGREFVEVVLTGDTFDDSSASAFKCADQEGRVFIHPFDDENVIAGQGTVAVEILNDVEEAPDYVFASIGGGGLMSGISTYIKSVTPLTKLIGVEPSGASSMKASIQNGAVHSLSHIDKFVDGAAVKCVGQKTFEICNRLVDDIIPVPEGKVCTAILELYNEHAIVAEPAGALPIAALDYYKDQIKGNPSFVLLVEEITILAECKKSKKNHLFMKGYFITLS
- a CDS encoding nucleotide excision repair endonuclease, whose translation is MIKIDIPKADVIITKKKPLEDVKDHKISSEYGFTEFRQISREKGGIILFYNDKDELLFVGKARKLRQRVTKHFDDNVSAIKKHRDEVQKIAVVYVENPMEREIYETYIINKFQAKYNIDKVFYK
- the rbsB gene encoding ribose ABC transporter substrate-binding protein RbsB, giving the protein MKKLLVLLMSLTMILLGACSMQPPNWAKPAKKNNLKNIKIGLSVSTLNNPFFVSLKNGVVKEAKTKGIDVIVIDAQNDSAKQVNDVQDLLQKGVDALLINPTDSAAISTAVQSANDIGIPVITLDRSADKGKVESLVASDNVKGGQMAAEYIVDQLGKNANVVELEGVPGASATRERGKGFHNVADKQLKVVEKQSAHFDRTEGLNVMENIIQGNPDVQAVFAHNDEMALGALEAINSSGKDILVVGFDGNDDALKSIKDGKLNATVAQQPELIGKLAVNAAGDVLQGKKVEKNIPAPLKLVTKK
- the rbsC gene encoding ABC transporter permease, whose protein sequence is MKSASETKTIRKVNHVDNMMQKLGPLLGFIILVIIVSILNPSFLQPLNILNLLRQVAINALIAYGMTFVILTGGIDLSVGSILALSSALMAGMMVSGLDPILAIIIGCLLGGVMGMVNGLLITKGKMAPFIATLATMTVFRGLTLVYTDGNPITGLSDSLLFQLFGRGYFLGIPVPAITMIITFVILYVILHKTPFGRKTYAIGGNEKAALISGIKVPRVKIMIYSLAGLLSALAGAILISRLDSAQPTAGTSYELDAIAAVVLGGTSLSGGRGKIFGTLIGALIIGTLNNGLNLLGVSSFYQMVVKGIVILIAVLLDRKKSA
- a CDS encoding sugar ABC transporter ATP-binding protein, yielding MKISMKNIHKSFGTNQVLTGVNFELLPGEVHALMGENGAGKSTLMNILTGLHKLDQGTIMIDEKETYFSNPKIAEQHGITFIHQELNIWPDMTVLDNLFIGKELKSAFGLLKSNEMKTLALEQFKRLSVTIPLEQEAGQCSVGQQQMIEIAKALLTDAKVIIMDEPTAALTEREIQKLFEVIASLKKEGVSIVYISHRMEEIFSICDRITVMRDGKTVDTKPIPETSFDEVVKKMVGRELTERFPKRVANLGKTVLEVKNFTRKGVFDNINFFVRSGEIVGVSGLMGAGRTEIMRAIFALDKFDSGETLINGEKVSIKTPYQAIEHGIGFITEDRKDEGLILDFSIRDNIVLPSLKSFAPKGLIKEKNEQDFVDMLIKRLTVKTESAAATVGSLSGGNQQKVVIAKWVGIGPKVLIMDEPTRGVDVGAKREIYDLMNELTSRGVAIIMVSSELPEILGMSDRILVVHEGRISGELLKEEATQESIMTLATGGQ